In Sesamum indicum cultivar Zhongzhi No. 13 linkage group LG8, S_indicum_v1.0, whole genome shotgun sequence, the sequence AAGACATGCTAACGGGAATTAGTAATTTTGTAGGTTGGATTTTCTGAGAGTTGCATAATGAGTAGCTGTGTGACACCAAGAGTTTGTCGTGATGCCAATCCGGTGGTTCTTCTTCATTGCTTTGACAGGTTTCCAGCACGCAATCAAACACTTCTTATGCTGTTTTCTTACTTATTGCATTGTTGTTACTTCCCTTGTTGCTGAAATTCGACCACGTCCACTGCATCTGTTAGCTCTTGTTTAGAATGGAGAAGTGCATATCCATTGCTGGAGGATGCTGGCTTGGAGGCTTGGGCCATCGATATTCTTGGATGGGGTTTCTCTGATTTAGGTGCATTTCCGGCCTTAACTACACAGCTGACTCTTGTTTATACCTAACTTCCTGCTTATCATTCACATATTTTATGATTCTTAATTGCACTAGAAAGACGTCCACCCTGTAATGTAGCATCAAAGAGAAACCACCTTTACCAGGTATTATACTGATACGCTTAGTAGTTCAACGTGATGCTGCCGTATAACAGATGAGATTAGGCTCAGTTCTGAACTATTGAACTGTTTGTCATTTTGTGGGGTGATAGCTATGGAAGTCTCATATTGGAAGACCAATGACCTTGGTTGGACCGAGCCTTGGTGCTGCAGTTGCAATAGATTTCACAGTCAATTTTCCTGAAGCTGTAAGATTTTTCCCACATCGAATCTTGTAGACGTTGGTTGTTCTGGCAGGTTATTTCGTAGTCATGTCAACTTTGTTGTCCTTTTCCTGAATGCAAGAGCATTAATATTGTCACTGTCTGTATGATTGTACTATGTGGTGCTTTGCAGGTTGATAAGCTGGTTTTAATAAATGCAAACGTTTATGCAAAAGGAACTGGAGTTCTGTCAAACTTACCCAAGTCGATGGCATATCCAATGGTAATTTGCGTGTATTTTAGCTGTATGGGAACAACTGATGGATGGAAATCAATTATCTCGCACTagagtttatgtaattattgctTTTCCGTCTTGCTATGTGTTCATTTCCGGTTATCTTGGCATATTTGCTGGTCTGTTGCAAGAGGCATTAACATTTGTTGAGGAATTTATTGAGCTTGCCTCCTCAACCATTTCGTGTCGCAATTTGTTTCCACtgattattttcctttctctgTGCCGGTAGTTTCCAGTTAATCAGAAAGCTTTTTACTTCAGTTTTCTACTGCTTACTCTGTTTTTAGGCCTCGCTGCTGAAGAGCATCCCAATGCGGTGGTACGCCAAGCTCCTCATTTTCAATGGCATATCATTATCTAGGATAGTAGATTATACCAACGTAAGTTGATCTTAAGCTAACTTTAAACTCTAGTTATCAATCCTGCTAGACCAAATGGCGGTATTTGAGTTATACTTTAAGTCCGATGCAACTTCTCTTTACCAATCAGGTGGGGCGCCTTCACTGCCTATTGCCGTGGTGGGAAGATGCCACTGTAAATTTTATGCTCAGTGGAGGGTATAACGTCGCTGGCCAAATCAAACACGTAGGTGAAACTCTCACCTTCCACCTCAAAATACTTCATATTACCCTTACCTTTCAATGGTTTCTTTCCGCCTCAAAATACTTTGTATTACCATTACCTTTCCATGGTTTCTTTCCGCTTCCCATTACCTTTCCATGGTTGCtaaaatgagcaaattgaTCAGTGCCAAAAGTGCTTATGAAGGAAATAGTGCAACGTTCTCTCATTGCCCAGAATTTGTACACTCTGTATTTCTTCTCTTCCAACAGCATCCatgtttctgaagaaaaatgaatagtTTGATTGTGCTCGAGGTTGAAAGTATGCTTTTTGGAGACAGGTGAGGCAAAAAGCTCTTCTCATCTGCAGCGAGCGTGACAATATAGTCAGCAACAAGCTCGCCGAGGTCAGTTcaattctttgaatttctctCCTACATGATGAAGTGGCTCACGGGGATGTCTGCATTCGTCGTTTGCTTTTCTCTACGACTTTGTCTAGTTCTTGATGGTTTCTCTTCTTACATTGGTTCTTCCGTTTTGAAAACACAAATGCAGAGATTGCATAACGAACTGCCAAATGCGAGCATGAGAAAAGTCGCGGATTGTGGCCATATGCCTCACATTGAGAAGCCATATGTGATTGCTAAGCTGATTGCTGATTTCGCCCAAGGTGCTGCTGCTGCCCCGGAGGCCAGGCAACATTCACAGGGCGTCGATACCATTTCTTGCAAAAAGCAGTATATTGCATAGATGCTACTGTCTCTTTCACAAATTAAGCTTGGAACGTCGCACATTATGTTCATGTTAACGAATCGCCTATTCATGCCACATTTGCATTCATGGattcgaaatattttatttggatttttttttgataattttttaattcaattgatCTCGAATCCTTAAtcgatgaatttcaaattcttttaatattgagtcatctaattttttttaatcaaaattcttcTTATAAATCTAAGGATGAATTATAACGAgttcttctaaaatttaatataattataaatattttttatttttttaaaaaaattataaataccccctaatgaaattatataatcattagATGGaggtttgaaattattaattttgctcTTATTGTGATCACTTTGctcttattgtaattttttttaaaataaaaaatatgtaaaataatggacaaaatggatgaaattttttgaaaaattataaaaaaaaattattcactcagtgcataaaaaaatttaaaacctaagtatattataatttatagtccaCAAATGACATTTTGATTAGTTACAACAAGAAATGGATAGAAGCCTAATGGAAACTAATGAATTAGGCTAGTTGTTAGATAACTATTAAAATCACGtggatattaataatttttcaaataatgagggatatttataattatgtcaaacctcaagGAAGTTTGTTGCGATTTACCATGAATTTAAGTATTTCAATTCAGATATAGATTTATAAATATCCAtcgttgtttgagaaattataaatacccataGTTTACATGAGTCTAATAGCGAGCTCattccattaatttttttcatactttcataaaaaaatcataaaaaaattgtggtGTACaggccaattttttttttttttgaattataaattataaaattttttaaaatatttttataagatgttgaatCTTATTgctaaaatgactaaaatagaCATGATACTGTTAGAATcaaatttcttgatatattttgttttaaaaaattttaaaactcttttataaatagtacatattagtttaattctaaataaaaaattaatagataatttttttaaaattaaaaaaataacgaaTTATTAcctatatatttgaataaaaataatatatatgtatattcgTGCTAGTCgaatattactataaatatataattgatattttctctGTTAATGTAATGATTATTTCTAGtggtataatttataatgttttgattttatatttttcagtaaatataatatcaatatcaatcttgttttatttaactataataatttattattaaataatggagtatttttttcttttctaatgttcgaaaaattaaatagtgaAAAATAGAGTGTgtggaaagagagagagagtgaggagAGTGTATGTGGGCGTGTGAGAGGTAGAGTGTGTGAGGGCAtgattatgaatatttttgttttataatatattatttttatatagcttataagattttataaaaaaaagttagaaaattatttttttttaaagagcttataagattcaAAACATTGTATTTTGAGACCTTATAAGCTCgcttagaaaaaaaaaaaatagccaaacactttattgaaatttataagcttttaaacaacttataagattttttgaggagcttataagcttagtCAAACACATTCTAGTCTCCctctgaaaatttaattatactttcccccaaaaagattttaaaactATGCTTAGACCCcctaaaaaaattctctatttacaTTTAATCCCTTTTTGTCatgaattttgacaaaaaaatgctGACATTtgtgttaatattattatttgtataaattttaatttactcctcatttaatatttctatgtaatactttatatttagtaaggagtaaatgtaatatatatatatatataacgttaaaaagataaaattatagtaaaatattattttcgaATTATAACTATTTGGACAACAAGTAGCCGATTATAAGTGAAAAAgtagtcattttcttgtagttttttactttttatacgGAGTAAAGTTAACAtcattattgtatatatttgcTGAAGTACTAGATGAAGTACTTGAACaagatattttcaagaaatagatACAATCTTACTTCAAATatagaaagtaaaaaatataaaaaaattaactagtTTTTCCATTCATTTATGAGTACTTTTACATCCAATGGCCATTTGAaagcaatattttattataattataacattttgatgttatatacattatatttatccatttataaatataaaaatatttaaggagATGTTGAatgatgaataaaattaaaaatttatgtaatttttttacattaatattttttatttaaattatgaaaaaaataggattATGTATAAGTAAAGAATTTGTATAGGAGATGCAAGCGTAATTGTTCTAAACTTGAAGGAcctagttataaattataaagaaaaagtaacGCACAACTGTGTTCTGTTGTCGTcctaaaaccttgcaaaaacCAATCAAACATTAGGGGCCTTTGCTATCTAAAACCCTAAGAGCTCTTCCTCCGGCAATCTCGCcgttccctctctctctctctctctctctttcacaGGGAACACCCGCAGTCGCAGTAAGGAAATGGATATCGACGGAGGCGCAGCAGCTGCGGAAGGGTCCACGAGGCAAGTGCAAGTCCGTTTCGTAACTAAGCTAAAACCTCCGTACAGAGCGCCGCCGGTTTCCATTTCCATACCCGCCAATCTTACTCGCTTTCGCCTTTCTGCTCTCGTCAACAATCTCCTCCAGTCCGGTACTTTGTTTGTCCtcattttttctgtttctctctcaAGCTCTCTCTTTAAATTTGGCACTGAAGTTGAAAGAAATTGAGTTAGTCTACGGAGTTTTGATTGTTGAGTTGACTTTCGACACTCGACGCTGATTTGCGTATGATTTTGATTCTGCTTTCATTTATCAGCAAATGCTGATTGGAAACAGGAGCCTTTTGATTTTCTCATTGATGACGAGCTGGTCCGGATGTCTCTTGAAGAGTTTCTTCTTGCCAAAGGCATATCCGCCGTAAGTAATTTTGCCTTTATTAAGGCAATGGTACTTTTAGATTTTCAAGTTAAGATGAAACGTCATTTATCTAGAAATAACTAGAGTTTGatgatgttttaatttaccGGACGACCTAGTTATAGCACCAGAGTTGATGTACTCGCGTGCCTGGGAATATAATCTTCtttgcttcttttctcagTAAGTTGTTTTTTGAGTGGGCAGGGaaataaatttctcaaaatggAACCAGCAcgatgaaatattatttgctatggtttttgtgtgtggttgacatatatatatttaccgaCAATCTGTGACCTTTTACAGGAAAAAGTACTTGAAATTGAATACATTAAAGCTGTAGCTCCTAGGAAACAAGAAGAGCCTTCTTTGCACGATGACTGGGTTAGCGCAGTTGATGGTTCTGATGATGGGTATGCATTAAGTCTTCAAGAGTATTCATGGCATGTGATAATTGCATTCTTTTTTGGCTCATGTGAATATTAGCTATCTCATTCCACCTTAATTGATGTAAATTTGTTTCAGTAGTTAACTAAGTCATGTCAGTGGCAAAGCTGACTTCTTGTTTATCTGACAGGTATATTTTGACAGGATGCTATGATGGTCTTGGAAGGTAACTCCATAGAGTTGTCACCTTCTTTCGCcgtttctctttatttttgctGCAGAAATTCCCTGATAAAATGTTATTTGGTTAATGCCTCATAGGATATGGAGAGCTGCTGGAGTTTGTTCACATATATTAGATGGGCATTCTGGCCCAGTTACTTCTGTTTGTGTCTTAAAGCCAAAAGGTAGGGATGGGTTCTATGTTATATAAGATGAAAGCTTCTTTTGAATTATGGGTGATGTTacataaaatatctttttggtgtggttttttttcttttataaatatgtagttGCTGTAAAGTGTTCTATTGGTACTTACTACAAAGATCTTTTCTAGTGCTATTATTTAAACATATTTGCAGGGGGTAAAAATAATGCACttgacaaaaaattgaaaagctGGCGTCCTAGAATCTAGTTAGGATTTTCTGTGCCTTAAATTTACTTACTCGAAATTCATCCTCATTGATAAAGTTATGAGCACTACATCTTTAGCTTAAATCTTAGGAGACAGATATCATATGGGATGAATCACTTATCAAAAAGATGTATGCACAAGttatttttcaagataaagtttggaatttttttttatttatatgcatAAGGCCTAAAGCTTATTTGTCTAATTGCAATCTTCTTTTATGACtatttaatatgttatttCCTCAGCATCTGAGAGTGTCGTTGATCGAATTGTTGCTACTGCTTCTAAGGACAGGACATTAAGGTTGTGGAAGGTACATGCTGAAAATTTCTTTGTTGATGTGATAGTTTTCTGTTTAGTACGAGTACCATTTGTACCGAAAAGTTTGTcctgatatttttttccactCTGAAAGTTTGGTGCACAGGAGTCACTAGATCAACCAAATAAGATTAGagcatttaaaatattacgtGGTCATACTGCTGCTGTTCAGAGCATTGCAGCAGAGCCTTCGGGTGATATGGTAGTTACTTTTGCTCCTTAAATTCTCATGCACGACATTATAATTCTTGTAAAGGAATTTCAGTGCTTTCTCACACTTACCTATTTCTCATCAGGTGTGTTCTGGTTCTTGGGATTGTTCTATCAACTTGTGGAGCGGAAATGCTTCCGACACTGAGAGTGGTTTAGTTTCAgtaaagaagaggaaaaaggatGGTGAAGATGAGGAACCTCAATCTGAGGTACCCTTATTGCCTATTGACTTAAGAGTTTCAAAGGATTATCAACTCGAAAACAGTTTATGGTGGCAAAATTTGCCTCAAGTTGCAGATGTTGGTGATCTCTAACTGATTAGCCATCTTTGCCCGCTGCATTATCTAAAAGAAAGTTGGCCTTCGcctgaataattatataaatatgaagaGCAGTCCGCGTATATAATGATGGGATTTTAGCGTgatcatgaaattttaatctatATCTCAACTTGTTCTGTTTGGTATATTGGGTGGAGTACCTTAGTCCACAAATAGACTGATGagatttataaattgtttatatttgCAATTCGATGTCAGGAAAAGTATTTGATGTGCAGCAGTCAATTTAGTGCTATGGTGGATTGAGAACAATGAGACTAAAACTTGTTCCAATGTGTGAATTGGTttgtcaaaatgaattttatgcCTACAGATCCAACTTAGCTTCTCTGTGAAGAGTAAAGAATGGTTTTGGTTTTCCATGAAATACTTTCTTTGCTTTTGTTGATTGCAAAATTGTTGTAACTAAAGGGGCATATTAACAAATGTTGAATAACATCACTATACATCGCTGTGGTTCCTTTCTGAAatcgaaaaataaatttgaacctCGTATATCTTTTATGTGGAACAGTTATCCCCTCCCTcagtattatatatacattacatAGTTGTCATATTTGTTTGCAGGGAGAGGCTTTATCAACACTTGTGGGTCACACACAGTGTGTTTCTTCTGTCACCTGGCCGCAACGCGGAACAATTTTCTCAGCATCATGGGATCACTCTATTAGAAGATGGGATGTTGAGACAGGCAAAGATTCTCTAAGCATTGTGAGTGAGATTTACTATCCTCCCACTCCTTTAAACActtctaaagaaaataaagctGTTTATCTCCATACAGCACTTCCATTCATATGTTAGCTTCCATTAAGGGCCTGTACTTTGTTTTGCGATCCTGTTTGACGATGGTTGATATATCTACTACTGGAATCCCCTATACTTCTCACGTCAGATAAAGATTCTTGTTAGTTttctgataaattttttttttagggataatGACATttacttgtatatatttttgcgCTATACCTATTGCGGGCCTAATGgagcaattattttttcttaaaatcaattattctGTCATCATGGCCTCTATTTCATCTCTAGAAATATGATGTGAAAACGGTCTCAAAATCCACCGTAATCGGTCcaagtttaaaaaaatgttgtaAAACATACATGTACATAATTTTGTCCACATTTATTTTCCATAGAAATTGTTTGTTGCAATTAGAACCACATATCAGATGCAATGGcttttgattattttgattattatttggCCCGCAAACAGTGTTATCATTGTTGGTCATTAACAGATTTTGTCTTTCTTCACTTAGTTCTGTGGCAAGGTTATCAACTGTCTTGATATTGGAGGGGAAAGTTCTGCCCTCATTGCAGCTGGTGGTTCTGACCCTGTTCTTCGAATATGGGATCCTCGCAAGCcaggtctctctctctctctctctccagtCTATTCCATGGTACCAACCATCACAATTTACCTGTATCTTCTGAATTCTTTGAGCAGGAACCTTGTCTCCTATCTTCCAATTCTCATCCCATAATTCTTGGATATCTTCTTGCAAATGGCACCATAAATCATGGTTTCACCTAGTCTCTGCTTCATATGATGGAAAAGTGATGCTATGGGATCTGAGAACTGCGGTATATAGTTACTTCAATTCCTAATTATGCATCTATATTCATACTCTGTTTCTCAATCGTTTCTCTTTCTGCAGTGGCCATTGGCTGTGCTTGACACACACAAGGACAAGGTATCCCTCCAAACCCAAGGTCTCCAGATTGAGTTTCCATTTTGAATGTAAATAGCtttgtaaataatatgataCACACAATCTAGGTATTATGTGCCGACTGGTGGAAGGATGATAGTGTGGTCAGTGGTGGTGCGGATTCGAAGCTTTGCATTTCTTCTGGAATATTGGTACAGTGATCAATAGGTAAGCTCTGGCTCATGTCTGATTTGCATATTCGGAAACTGTATTTGTATACATTTTATTGAGTTCCTAACTAATCAAAGATTTAATGTTGATCAGGATTGAAAGAGTTGTCTATGCTTTGTGGGTGGTTATTAATATCTACCACATACCCAAATACTTAACTGAATGGTCATCTGCACCTATATGAGAAGCAATGGCAATGTGATCTGCTGGCTTTTACTAGGTGTAATGCTTTGTGGAAAGTTTTGATCTCGGCAATTTTGTTGCTGGAGCAAATGAGGTTCAATTTGAGGAAATATTCGAGGGTGAAGGCATGTTTCGGCTAGTGAAATAGATGGGTTCTTCGGATCAGCATACTGGAGTCGTTATTGGTGGTGTTATTCTTGAGACAATGAATCATAGAAGTCAGACCGTTTTCTCTAAAATTGTCTATCTCGAATCTCCTGTTTTAAATGACATTTTGAAGCAGGCTAACTTACGACATACATCCGGAAGTTCCGGAGCAAAGTATTTTACTTATTGATATCTTTAGCATTTCTGATTTAGACAGGCAGCAGGTGTGTGTTGTTGAATTCAATCATAATCAAATAGTTCAAAGATAAATCAGTAACCTTTGTTGCATTGCGTGATTGGGTTTTTGTTCAGaacaaataattcaatttgaagTTGTGGGTTTAATTGTCTCTCGGAGGATAGTCGCATGATGTTCTGGCTACCACTTGAACAAAGGAAAACAACGCATCAAGATCAGACCAGCTGCCATAACACATACACATAGGATGCTGTGGATGGTTAAGAAAGGTGTGTAATTGGATGGCTGGAAAAAGCATGCAGAAAGATAAAAACTCAAAAGGCACAAAAAATGGAGATGCGGGGGATCGAACCCCGTGCCTCTCGCATGCAAAGCGAGCGCTCTACCATTTGAGCTACATCCCCGTGTTAGAACTTAGTCCATTTgtctcaaataatttgaaaaaaccAAATTCTTGTTAAATAGATTGtaatggtaattttttttctgaaaagaaattcaatatgaaaataaagctTGTTTGGCGATTTCTTGGAAAGGAAATTTAATGGTTAACTCTACTCACTTCCACCAGTCCAGTTTAACGTAGGGATAGTAACGGAATTGGGTTTGGGGCGAATTTGATTCAAGAATCTCTTGCACCTGATATGATATCTATCTCGCTCCGGAAATGGGATTCCACAGGTTGAACCCCTGTAACCcactatttattgaaataaattccTATGTGCctattttaatctttaaaattttaaatctttcaGACTATATATTACTTACATATACAATGAAACTacaaagtattttaatttgtaaaatatatacatattatttcacatatatatatacatatacttcatataatatatagatatatacacaaaaaatattaaaataaccGAATTCGCTTTGAATTTAGGGTCAAAACACCAAAAACTTAAAACCCACCTCAAGACCCGGTTATAATTTTCTGAGCCCCAACCCAAATGGAGCGGACCCAGGCCATTGCcatccttttaattttaatgtctATTCTCCATTCATACAGTTCTAATTCACATAGGATAAAtgttctcattttatttaaaagatgaTATGGGTTATACCTTCGGTTCAGGTACCATAAATCATGAATCCAATGAGTAGAGAAAACACGataatcaaattacaaaacttaCAGTTCATCAAATAATTTCAGTAGCCCCAATTTCGACTTTACAGGTGAATACAACAAGGCTACAACAATTTGTAGTTCTTATTCAACTGTAGAATGACAAGAAGTTCCAAATCATAAAACAGTTGTTAACATACACAGCTAATCCTACCACAGAGCGTTTGAATCCTCGGAATAACTAAATTGACAAGACGAAAACCACAAGAACTTGCATTCGCCACACCTCAATAACTATTACTTGGACAATTTGAAGTACAAGATCACAGCAATAGCAATAACCAGGACTGTGATTATAGCACCAATAATCCACTTGTTCCGGTCCATCCTTCTTGAAATGTtgcttataattttcttgCTCCTGCTTATATTGTCGTCCACGCCATGCATCTGGAACAGAAAGGTGTACACTGAGGCATGCTAAGTAGAACTTGTCCTAGATCTTTTCTACAGTCTAATATGACATTGCATCTTCAGATTGAGGACACTGAAATATGGTAAGAAAACGATAAAGATGAAGTAATACCGTGTTATTAGCATGTAAGAGAGACTGTCTCTGTTGATGTAAATCGTGAAGAAGTGACACGCCAAGCTCTTCTGTCTCCAGCATGACCTTTCTACTTTCCATGATCCGGTTACTGGAGTTATTCAATCTTTCAGTTGACATTAACAATCTGTCCCTTTGGTTGGCAGATACCTGTGGCAATCACCATTAGCATGTCagcaaattgaaaattaaattatcagtTATAGCTCACTCCCAAGGAACTTGAACAGAAGAAGGGGATTCTTTTTCTGTATTAAATATCTTTGGATCAGAATTACATCATAAGGCCTAAAGTCACTAAATCCACAGGAAAAGACATAAGATCATACTAACAGAGAGTTGATATAGGGCAAAATGTATGTATTGTGTCATGGGCAATGCAATGCTGTACTTGTTTCAAAGGTTATGCATCACTTGAAAATGCAGGTGCTGAGTTAGAAGCAAGCACTGCGAAGTTGAGACATAAAATACCAAGGCACACTACTTTGCTGAAATATTTTGCAAGTAATCATCAAGGTGGGCGGGGGTGGTTAAAACTGAAGTGGATAAATGAAAAGCATAATGGAGAGATGTCATTCTGAAAGGCACAAACATACTGCCAATGTATCAGCCATCCCCGCCTCCAGCAGATCATCTCGGGCAGCCTGGTCCAAGTTTGTCGATGCAATTTGCTTTACCtcacttttcaaattattcaaatcaGATTTATACTCTCTCAGCTTGGCAAGAAGCACTGCCTTAATGTTTGGTTGCAAACCTCGGGCCTCAAGATCCATCTTCCGAATCTGTGAGAGATCATCAGCCAATCtcagaaagagagagagagaaaatgtgaaaagaggaaagagaaaaattttcCGCAAAATGTTGGTCTGTACCAAAGCCTCTGCCGTATCCAATCCAGATTTTATTTCAGAAatcttttgcttcttttgCTCTGCAAAGAAATGGGTTTTGATATCTCATGCAATCAACTTTATAGGAAgcataagaaaaataacataaataaattcagaaCTACATGGTACATAGTGAAAGATGCTAAGCAATATTGATGAGCATgacaaaagaatcaaaatcatCCATCCAGCAACCAATTAATGATGCATACAGTAGGAGCAAGCACCTTCTCCATGTCCGAATGAAGGACATAAAATATTCT encodes:
- the LOC105167616 gene encoding uncharacterized protein LOC105167616, whose product is MVVALGLGFPLHQCGPRKLLGFRVSGGARGGGCGADDLGGGFPSFLPKEVHNIRDPSARSLAQRIQRLPVQVGFSESCIMSSCVTPRVCRDANPVVLLHCFDSSCLEWRSAYPLLEDAGLEAWAIDILGWGFSDLERRPPCNVASKRNHLYQLWKSHIGRPMTLVGPSLGAAVAIDFTVNFPEAVDKLVLINANVYAKGTGVLSNLPKSMAYPMASLLKSIPMRWYAKLLIFNGISLSRIVDYTNVGRLHCLLPWWEDATVNFMLSGGYNVAGQIKHVRQKALLICSERDNIVSNKLAERLHNELPNASMRKVADCGHMPHIEKPYVIAKLIADFAQGAAAAPEARQHSQGVDTISCKKQYIA
- the LOC105167617 gene encoding ribosome biogenesis protein WDR12 homolog, whose translation is MDIDGGAAAAEGSTRQVQVRFVTKLKPPYRAPPVSISIPANLTRFRLSALVNNLLQSANADWKQEPFDFLIDDELVRMSLEEFLLAKGISAEKVLEIEYIKAVAPRKQEEPSLHDDWVSAVDGSDDGYILTGCYDGLGRIWRAAGVCSHILDGHSGPVTSVCVLKPKASESVVDRIVATASKDRTLRLWKFGAQESLDQPNKIRAFKILRGHTAAVQSIAAEPSGDMVCSGSWDCSINLWSGNASDTESGLVSVKKRKKDGEDEEPQSEGEALSTLVGHTQCVSSVTWPQRGTIFSASWDHSIRRWDVETGKDSLSIFCGKVINCLDIGGESSALIAAGGSDPVLRIWDPRKPGTLSPIFQFSSHNSWISSCKWHHKSWFHLVSASYDGKVMLWDLRTAWPLAVLDTHKDKVLCADWWKDDSVVSGGADSKLCISSGILVQ
- the LOC105167618 gene encoding vesicle transport v-SNARE 11, with product MSAVFEGYEKQYCELSANLSKKCSSAGLLDGEQKKQKISEIKSGLDTAEALIRKMDLEARGLQPNIKAVLLAKLREYKSDLNNLKSEVKQIASTNLDQAARDDLLEAGMADTLAVSANQRDRLLMSTERLNNSSNRIMESRKVMLETEELGVSLLHDLHQQRQSLLHANNTMHGVDDNISRSKKIISNISRRMDRNKWIIGAIITVLVIAIAVILYFKLSK